One Actinosynnema pretiosum DNA segment encodes these proteins:
- the glmS gene encoding glutamine--fructose-6-phosphate transaminase (isomerizing) codes for MCGIVGYVGHRSALDVVLDGLRRLEYRGYDSAGVAVLDGAGGLAVERKAGRLANLEAVLDEVGRAGFAGTVGMGHTRWATHGAPVDRNSHPHRDATGRVAVVHNGIIENFAALRSELEDLGIEMASDTDTETTAHLIALAYSDGATKGDLPGSVRAVVRRLEGAFTLVVTHADEPGQVVAARRSSPLVVGVGEGETFLASDVSAFIEHTREAVELGQDQVVVITADGYEVTDFDGGPAEAKPFTVDWDLSAAEKGGHEYFMLKEIEEQPDALANTLRGHFRDGRIVLDEQRLSDQDLRDVDKVFVVACGSAYHSGLVAKYAIEHWTRLPVEVELASEFRYRDPVLDRATLVVAISQSGETADTLEAVRHARAQKARVLAVCNTNGAQIPRESDAVLYTHAGPEIGVASTKAFLAQIAANYLVGLALAQARGTKYPDEVAREFAELEAASAAVQRVLGTVEQVKALGRELADSKAVLFLGRHVGYPVALEGALKLKELAYMHAEGFAAGELKHGPIALIEEGLPVVVVMPSPKGRAVLHSKLVSNISEIQARGARTVVIAEEGDETVRPFADHLIEVPAVPTLLQPLVSTVPLQVLAAEIARSRGYDVDKPRNLAKSVTVE; via the coding sequence GTGTGCGGAATCGTGGGATACGTGGGCCACCGCTCGGCGCTGGACGTCGTGCTGGACGGCTTGAGGCGCCTGGAGTACCGGGGGTACGACTCGGCGGGCGTCGCCGTCCTGGACGGCGCGGGTGGCCTCGCCGTCGAGCGCAAGGCAGGCAGGCTGGCCAACCTGGAGGCGGTGCTGGACGAGGTCGGCCGCGCCGGGTTCGCGGGCACCGTCGGCATGGGCCACACCCGGTGGGCCACGCACGGCGCGCCCGTCGACCGCAACTCGCACCCGCACCGCGACGCCACCGGCCGCGTCGCCGTCGTGCACAACGGCATCATCGAGAACTTCGCCGCGCTGCGCTCGGAGCTGGAAGACCTCGGCATCGAGATGGCCAGCGACACCGACACCGAGACCACCGCGCACCTGATCGCGCTGGCCTACTCGGACGGCGCGACCAAGGGCGACCTGCCCGGCAGCGTCCGCGCCGTCGTCCGCCGCCTCGAAGGCGCGTTCACGCTCGTCGTGACGCACGCCGACGAGCCCGGCCAGGTCGTCGCCGCCCGCCGCTCCTCCCCGCTCGTGGTCGGCGTCGGCGAGGGCGAGACGTTCCTCGCCTCCGACGTGTCCGCGTTCATCGAGCACACCCGCGAGGCCGTCGAGCTGGGCCAGGACCAGGTCGTGGTGATCACCGCCGACGGCTACGAGGTCACCGACTTCGACGGGGGCCCCGCCGAGGCCAAGCCGTTCACGGTCGACTGGGACCTGTCCGCCGCCGAGAAGGGCGGCCACGAGTACTTCATGCTCAAGGAGATCGAGGAGCAGCCGGACGCGCTGGCCAACACCCTGCGCGGCCACTTCCGCGACGGCCGGATCGTGCTCGACGAGCAGCGCCTGTCCGACCAGGACCTGCGCGACGTCGACAAGGTCTTCGTCGTGGCCTGCGGCTCGGCCTACCACTCCGGCCTGGTCGCCAAGTACGCCATCGAGCACTGGACCCGGCTGCCCGTCGAGGTCGAGCTGGCCAGCGAGTTCCGCTACCGCGACCCGGTGCTCGACCGCGCCACCCTGGTCGTCGCGATCTCCCAGTCCGGCGAGACCGCCGACACCCTGGAGGCCGTGCGGCACGCCCGCGCGCAGAAGGCCCGCGTGCTGGCGGTGTGCAACACCAACGGCGCGCAGATCCCGCGCGAGTCCGACGCGGTGCTCTACACCCACGCGGGCCCGGAGATCGGCGTCGCCTCCACCAAGGCGTTCCTCGCCCAGATCGCGGCGAACTACCTGGTGGGCCTGGCCCTGGCGCAGGCGCGCGGCACCAAGTACCCGGACGAGGTCGCCCGCGAGTTCGCCGAGCTGGAGGCCGCCTCCGCCGCCGTGCAGCGCGTCCTCGGCACGGTCGAGCAGGTCAAGGCACTCGGCCGCGAGCTGGCCGACTCCAAGGCCGTGCTGTTCCTGGGCCGCCACGTCGGCTACCCGGTGGCGCTGGAGGGCGCGCTCAAGCTCAAGGAGCTGGCGTACATGCACGCCGAGGGCTTCGCGGCGGGCGAGCTCAAGCACGGCCCGATCGCGCTGATCGAGGAGGGCCTGCCGGTCGTCGTGGTCATGCCCTCGCCGAAGGGCCGCGCGGTGCTGCACTCCAAGCTGGTGTCCAACATCAGCGAGATCCAGGCGCGCGGCGCGCGGACCGTGGTGATCGCCGAGGAGGGCGACGAGACGGTGCGCCCGTTCGCCGACCACCTCATCGAGGTGCCCGCCGTGCCGACGCTGCTCCAGCCGCTGGTGTCCACCGTGCCGCTGCAGGTGCTGGCGGCGGAGATCGCCAGGTCGCGGGGCTACGACGTGGACAAGCCTCGCAACCTGGCCAAGTCCGTCACGGTCGAGTAG
- a CDS encoding type VII secretion target, giving the protein MGKAADGISGAAKDAAGDLKDLGKTKLDGKHFGEAHQQHLQGYQAGITNLAQMITGLEGALTGFASQLDAGASTYGNVESNNATNLERQY; this is encoded by the coding sequence ATGGGGAAAGCCGCCGACGGCATCTCCGGTGCTGCCAAGGACGCTGCGGGGGACTTGAAGGACCTCGGCAAGACCAAGCTGGACGGCAAGCACTTCGGTGAGGCGCACCAGCAGCACCTCCAGGGCTACCAGGCGGGCATCACCAACCTCGCGCAGATGATCACCGGGCTCGAGGGCGCGTTGACGGGCTTCGCGAGCCAGCTCGACGCGGGCGCGAGCACCTACGGCAACGTCGAGAGCAACAACGCCACCAACCTGGAGCGTCAGTACTGA
- the rplM gene encoding 50S ribosomal protein L13 codes for MRTYSPKPGEVTRAWHVIDAQDLVLGRLATQAATLLRGKHKPTYAPHVDTGDFVIVINADKVALTGKKREQAFAYRHSGHPGGLSKQSFGELLDTRADRLVEKAIKGMLPKNRLGRAMASKLKVYTGSEHPHAAQQPQPFEIKKVAQ; via the coding sequence GTGCGCACGTACAGCCCGAAGCCCGGCGAGGTGACCCGCGCCTGGCACGTGATCGACGCCCAGGACCTGGTGCTCGGTCGGCTCGCCACCCAGGCCGCGACGCTGCTGCGCGGCAAGCACAAGCCGACCTACGCCCCACACGTTGACACCGGTGACTTCGTCATCGTCATCAACGCCGACAAGGTGGCGCTGACCGGCAAGAAGCGGGAGCAGGCCTTCGCCTACCGCCACTCCGGCCACCCCGGTGGTCTGAGCAAGCAGTCGTTCGGCGAGCTGCTCGACACCCGCGCCGACCGCTTGGTCGAGAAGGCGATCAAGGGCATGCTGCCCAAGAACCGCCTCGGCCGCGCGATGGCCTCCAAGCTGAAGGTCTACACCGGCTCGGAGCACCCGCACGCTGCGCAGCAGCCGCAGCCGTTCGAGATCAAGAAGGTCGCCCAGTGA
- a CDS encoding WXG100 family type VII secretion target, which yields MATPEWEEVKELLDDGNVSMERKRALLDAYSGSRGGMLDKEQHDYADKIGVTPYNTGGGPHFGGGYTGTAFLDKAYEQAKEDRDRNSAATREQVEDVKKGQTDLDGKSAPTSSSVGVATSNELLDAGVPGLRFFENFIPIWNNRPAGARDALRGTGDLDLEADIRKPYDEQLGIDFRKLLSEAEEFDKAKSRVDGLTEDVKGKLNTLYAEWSGAAADKSREHFGNQIAPRSADLSEELAGSAEVVRTTVENVFELCKRKADEVLANYREEVGQASPYMAEKVVSFSKGEGDFSRDRIREIASWVDAKVPGSDIVSRLNSDDCSLDEATTKYAIDQCLVWVKKSFVPEFEDVYKAFKECCEKTKEAVDEQWEAMNSYLAEAENPFAGAAGTGQDTVPSSTGMPSSNTGMPSSTGMPSSTGMPSGMGMPGSSGMPSGDVPGVTNPLDADGDGKPDDIQLPGDTDGDGKVDDLDGDGKPDDLAQVPGGSEGEGPDGLKGDGEKPEEVTFTSGDNKIAVSEPSEDGHVQLTLDTPAGEPKTYDIDFSGNPDAYKALTGHDLDPDASGATGTGAGAGLGAGGALAGGAPGGAAGGAAGAATPIQVGPDGRAVIEQDGVKIIAEVDPLTGELNLSVADGDGEANEYGVEFTEDETGRRVGTVTDAEGVVIETSADDAAAAGDGTATSAQGAPDALGATGQRAAWAQGPVVGGQDLAADVRGFTEPAVAQAQGFTEPPLAQPVGFTEPEAAPSYAAADRTAQQVGFTEPVSADPAPTGSASTGGTTVTSGAMLAGDTGGRFDSADSGLAGSALGGSAKSDSADGVWRRDPGDAGGSFADTHTSQAGQAGAAVLPTMGDASQGQTGAMGGGMMGGGMMGGGMTGGAGGGQQNGDTERSSGQWRTSGSLFDDDALGRVQSVLGEEGGR from the coding sequence ATGGCCACGCCGGAGTGGGAAGAGGTCAAGGAGCTCCTGGACGACGGGAACGTCTCCATGGAGCGCAAGCGAGCGCTCCTGGACGCGTACTCGGGCTCCCGAGGGGGCATGCTCGACAAGGAGCAGCACGACTACGCCGACAAGATCGGCGTCACCCCCTACAACACCGGCGGGGGGCCCCACTTCGGCGGTGGCTACACCGGCACGGCGTTCCTCGACAAGGCCTACGAGCAGGCCAAGGAGGACCGCGACCGGAACAGCGCGGCCACCAGGGAGCAGGTCGAGGACGTCAAGAAGGGGCAGACCGACCTCGACGGCAAGTCGGCCCCCACCTCGTCCTCGGTCGGCGTCGCCACGTCGAACGAGCTCCTGGACGCGGGCGTCCCCGGCCTGCGGTTCTTCGAGAACTTCATCCCGATCTGGAACAACCGGCCCGCGGGCGCTCGCGACGCGCTGCGCGGCACGGGTGACCTGGACCTCGAGGCGGACATCCGCAAGCCCTACGACGAGCAGCTCGGGATCGACTTCCGCAAGCTCCTGTCCGAGGCCGAGGAGTTCGACAAGGCCAAGTCCCGCGTGGACGGGCTCACCGAGGACGTCAAGGGCAAGCTCAACACCCTCTACGCGGAGTGGAGCGGCGCGGCGGCCGACAAGTCCCGCGAGCACTTCGGGAACCAGATCGCCCCCAGGAGCGCGGACCTCTCGGAGGAGCTGGCTGGCTCCGCCGAGGTGGTCAGGACCACCGTCGAGAACGTCTTCGAGCTCTGCAAGCGCAAGGCCGACGAGGTGCTCGCGAACTACCGCGAGGAAGTCGGGCAGGCGTCGCCGTACATGGCGGAGAAGGTGGTCTCCTTCTCGAAGGGGGAGGGCGACTTCTCCCGCGACCGGATTCGCGAGATCGCCTCCTGGGTCGACGCGAAGGTCCCCGGTTCGGACATCGTCTCCAGGCTCAACTCGGACGACTGCTCCCTGGACGAGGCCACGACCAAGTACGCGATCGACCAGTGCCTGGTCTGGGTGAAGAAGTCGTTCGTCCCGGAGTTCGAGGACGTCTACAAGGCGTTCAAGGAGTGCTGTGAGAAGACCAAGGAAGCGGTCGACGAGCAGTGGGAGGCCATGAACTCCTACCTGGCCGAGGCGGAGAACCCCTTCGCGGGAGCCGCGGGCACCGGCCAGGACACCGTGCCCAGCAGCACGGGGATGCCGAGCAGCAACACCGGGATGCCGAGCAGCACCGGTATGCCCAGCAGCACGGGAATGCCCAGCGGCATGGGGATGCCCGGCAGCAGCGGGATGCCCTCCGGGGACGTGCCCGGCGTCACGAACCCCCTGGACGCGGACGGCGACGGCAAGCCCGACGACATCCAGCTGCCCGGTGACACCGACGGCGACGGCAAGGTCGACGACCTGGACGGCGACGGGAAGCCCGACGACCTCGCCCAGGTCCCCGGCGGTTCCGAGGGCGAGGGCCCCGACGGCCTGAAGGGCGACGGTGAGAAGCCCGAGGAAGTCACCTTCACCAGCGGCGACAACAAGATCGCCGTGTCCGAGCCGAGCGAGGACGGCCACGTCCAGCTCACGCTGGACACCCCCGCGGGCGAGCCGAAGACCTACGACATCGACTTCAGCGGCAACCCCGACGCCTACAAGGCGCTCACCGGCCACGACCTCGACCCGGACGCCTCCGGGGCGACCGGGACGGGCGCGGGCGCCGGGCTCGGCGCGGGTGGCGCGCTCGCGGGCGGAGCCCCTGGTGGAGCGGCGGGTGGCGCCGCGGGTGCGGCGACCCCGATCCAGGTCGGCCCCGACGGCAGGGCGGTCATCGAGCAGGACGGCGTGAAGATCATCGCCGAGGTCGACCCGCTGACCGGTGAGCTGAACCTGAGCGTGGCCGACGGCGACGGCGAGGCCAACGAGTACGGCGTCGAGTTCACCGAGGACGAGACCGGCAGGAGGGTCGGCACGGTGACCGACGCCGAGGGCGTCGTCATCGAGACCAGCGCCGACGACGCGGCAGCCGCGGGCGACGGGACCGCGACCTCCGCCCAGGGCGCTCCCGACGCGCTCGGCGCGACCGGTCAGCGGGCGGCGTGGGCCCAGGGCCCCGTCGTGGGCGGGCAGGACCTCGCCGCCGACGTGCGGGGCTTCACCGAGCCCGCCGTCGCCCAGGCGCAGGGCTTCACCGAACCGCCGCTCGCGCAGCCGGTCGGCTTCACCGAGCCCGAGGCGGCCCCCTCGTACGCCGCAGCCGACCGCACGGCCCAGCAGGTGGGCTTCACCGAGCCCGTCTCGGCCGACCCCGCCCCGACCGGCAGCGCCTCCACCGGGGGCACGACCGTCACGTCGGGCGCGATGCTGGCGGGTGACACCGGTGGCCGCTTCGACAGCGCCGATTCCGGGCTGGCGGGCTCCGCGCTGGGCGGCTCGGCCAAGTCCGACAGCGCTGACGGGGTGTGGCGGCGCGACCCCGGTGACGCCGGGGGCAGCTTCGCCGACACCCACACCTCCCAGGCGGGGCAGGCCGGGGCCGCGGTGCTGCCCACCATGGGGGACGCGAGCCAGGGGCAGACCGGCGCCATGGGCGGCGGGATGATGGGTGGCGGGATGATGGGCGGCGGCATGACGGGCGGTGCGGGTGGTGGCCAGCAGAACGGCGACACCGAGCGCTCGTCCGGCCAGTGGCGCACCTCGGGGTCGCTGTTCGACGACGACGCGCTGGGCCGGGTCCAGAGCGTGCTGGGTGAGGAGGGCGGCAGGTGA
- the rpsI gene encoding 30S ribosomal protein S9, with protein sequence MSTPETENDAVEAAEVAEFDAVEAEATEGEAVEADAVEGDVEAVDGDEVEEESAPVVLHQLNGAPHLAQTVGRRKEAIVRVRLLPGTGKFTLNGKTMDQYFPNKVHQQLIREPLVTTEKPETFDVIANLRGGGTTGQAGALRLAIARALIAVDSEDRPVLKKAGFLTRDPRVKERKKYGLKKARKAPQYSKR encoded by the coding sequence GTGAGCACCCCTGAGACCGAGAACGACGCCGTCGAGGCGGCGGAGGTCGCCGAGTTCGACGCCGTCGAGGCCGAGGCCACCGAGGGCGAGGCCGTCGAGGCCGACGCCGTCGAGGGCGACGTCGAGGCCGTCGACGGTGACGAGGTCGAGGAGGAGTCCGCTCCCGTCGTCCTCCACCAGTTGAACGGCGCGCCGCACCTGGCGCAGACCGTCGGCCGCCGCAAGGAGGCGATCGTCCGCGTTCGCCTGCTGCCCGGCACCGGCAAGTTCACGCTCAACGGCAAGACGATGGACCAGTACTTCCCGAACAAGGTCCACCAGCAGCTCATCCGCGAGCCCCTGGTCACGACCGAGAAGCCCGAGACGTTCGACGTCATCGCGAACCTGCGCGGCGGCGGCACCACCGGCCAGGCCGGTGCGCTGCGCCTCGCGATCGCCCGCGCGCTGATCGCCGTCGACTCCGAGGACCGCCCGGTCCTCAAGAAGGCCGGCTTCCTCACCCGCGACCCCAGGGTCAAGGAGCGGAAGAAGTACGGTCTGAAGAAGGCCCGCAAGGCGCCTCAGTACAGCAAGCGCTGA
- the alr gene encoding alanine racemase translates to MAAPRAEVVIDLDNLRHNTAYLAARAPGAELMAVVKADGYGHGAVEVARTALGAGATWLGSCSIPEALALRAGGITAPVLAWLDTPDTDFAPAIAEGVDLGLSTPRALESAAAAARRAGRRARVHLKIDTGLSRNGCTADEWEGFVELAAATPEVEVHAIWSHLACADEPGHPATDAQAERFDDAYRAALRAGLDPKRHLANSAALLTRPDLHFDLVRPGIALYGLNPVPDEHDLRPVMTFRSSVVRTKRIRAGESVSYGLTWTAKSDTSLALVPVGYADGVPRALSNRMRVQLAGRRRPVVGRVCMDQVVVDCGDDEIAEGDEVVLFGTGVDGGPTAREWADTTGTIDYEIVTGMHRPRVVRTYR, encoded by the coding sequence ATGGCTGCTCCCCGCGCTGAGGTCGTCATCGACCTCGACAACCTCCGGCACAACACCGCGTACCTGGCCGCCCGCGCGCCGGGCGCCGAGCTGATGGCCGTGGTCAAGGCCGACGGCTACGGGCACGGCGCGGTCGAGGTGGCGCGGACCGCCCTCGGCGCGGGCGCGACCTGGCTGGGCTCCTGCTCGATCCCCGAGGCGCTGGCGCTGCGCGCCGGGGGGATCACCGCGCCCGTGCTGGCCTGGCTGGACACCCCGGACACCGACTTCGCGCCCGCCATCGCCGAGGGCGTCGACCTCGGCCTGTCCACGCCCCGCGCGCTGGAGTCCGCCGCGGCTGCCGCGCGCCGGGCGGGCAGGCGCGCCCGCGTCCACCTCAAGATCGACACCGGGTTGTCCCGCAACGGCTGCACCGCCGACGAGTGGGAGGGGTTCGTCGAGCTCGCCGCCGCCACCCCCGAGGTCGAGGTGCACGCGATCTGGTCCCACCTGGCGTGCGCCGACGAGCCCGGCCACCCGGCCACCGACGCGCAGGCCGAGCGGTTCGACGACGCCTACCGCGCCGCGCTGCGCGCGGGCCTGGACCCGAAGCGGCACCTGGCCAACTCGGCCGCCCTGCTCACCCGCCCCGACCTGCACTTCGACCTGGTCCGGCCGGGCATCGCGCTGTACGGGCTGAACCCGGTGCCCGACGAGCACGACCTGCGGCCGGTCATGACGTTCCGCTCCAGCGTGGTGCGCACCAAGCGCATCCGGGCGGGCGAGTCCGTCTCGTACGGCCTGACCTGGACCGCGAAGTCCGACACCTCGCTCGCGCTGGTGCCGGTCGGCTACGCGGACGGCGTGCCGCGCGCCCTGTCCAACCGGATGCGCGTGCAGCTCGCGGGCCGCAGGCGCCCGGTGGTCGGGCGGGTCTGCATGGACCAGGTCGTGGTGGACTGCGGGGACGACGAGATCGCGGAGGGGGACGAGGTCGTGCTGTTCGGGACCGGCGTCGACGGCGGGCCGACCGCCCGCGAGTGGGCGGACACCACCGGCACCATCGACTACGAGATCGTGACGGGGATGCACCGGCCGCGCGTGGTGAGGACCTACCGGTGA
- a CDS encoding dienelactone hydrolase family protein, which yields MSGNSAKQVLDQLSRPGEHEVLRGDLALVGLPGLVYTPASGLGLPAVAFSHGWLQPATRYRGLLRHLASWGIVAAAPNTQRGPLASARLMSANLTTALDVCTGVRLGEGGISVDPERLAVAGHSMGGGAAVLAAARDPRARAVVTLAAAETKPSALDAAREIGVPGLHLAGGEDRIAPPIGHAQAIAEAWRGPVQVRMLEKASHLGFTEGRHWSELLLDGRGERSAQRLARGLVTAFLLRVLKGERRWDALLEDDVRGAALVYQRAALGL from the coding sequence GTGAGCGGCAACTCGGCGAAGCAGGTGCTCGACCAGCTCAGCAGGCCAGGGGAGCACGAGGTGCTGCGGGGCGACCTGGCCCTCGTCGGGCTGCCCGGCCTGGTCTACACGCCGGCGTCCGGCCTCGGCCTGCCCGCCGTCGCGTTCAGCCACGGCTGGCTCCAGCCCGCCACCCGCTACCGGGGCCTGCTGCGGCACCTGGCGTCGTGGGGCATCGTCGCGGCGGCCCCGAACACCCAGCGCGGCCCGCTCGCGTCGGCGCGGCTGATGTCCGCGAACCTGACGACGGCGCTCGACGTGTGCACGGGCGTGCGGCTGGGCGAGGGCGGCATCTCGGTGGACCCGGAGCGGCTGGCGGTGGCCGGGCACTCGATGGGCGGCGGCGCGGCCGTGCTGGCGGCGGCGCGGGACCCGAGGGCGCGCGCGGTGGTGACCCTGGCGGCGGCCGAGACGAAGCCGTCGGCGCTGGACGCGGCGCGCGAGATCGGCGTGCCGGGCCTGCACCTGGCGGGCGGCGAGGACCGCATCGCGCCGCCGATCGGGCACGCGCAGGCGATCGCGGAGGCGTGGCGCGGGCCGGTGCAGGTGAGGATGCTGGAGAAGGCCTCGCACCTGGGGTTCACCGAGGGCAGGCACTGGAGCGAGCTGCTGCTGGACGGCAGGGGCGAGCGCTCGGCGCAGCGGCTGGCGCGCGGCCTGGTGACGGCGTTCCTGCTGCGGGTGCTCAAGGGCGAGCGGCGCTGGGACGCGCTGCTGGAGGACGACGTGCGCGGCGCGGCGCTGGTGTACCAGCGGGCCGCGCTGGGGCTGTGA
- the glmM gene encoding phosphoglucosamine mutase — protein MARLFGTDGVRGLANADLTPELALSVAASAARVLAEHDRSHRPVAVVGRDPRASGEMLEAAVVAGLASAGADVLRVGVLPTPAVAHLVGALGADVGVMISASHNPMPDNGVKLFAAGGHKLPDAVEDEIEQKLGEGAHRPTGAEVGRVRDVPDALSQYVEHLLKVVPSRLDGLKVVVDCANGAASGAAPEAYRRAGAEVVEINAAPNGLNINEDCGSNHTGQLRAAVLEHGADLGIAHDGDADRCAAVDANGDEVDGDQIMAVLALAMQEAGELTDDTLVVTVMSNLGLHLAMREHGIALRTTAVGDRYVVEELRAGGYALGGEQSGHVVLPAHATTGDGLLTALRLMARVASTGKPLAELAGVMRRLPQVLLNVVVSDKATVAAAPSVAEAVAAVTEELGDTGRVLLRPSGTEQLVRVMVEAPTHELAESAAQRLAGVVSAVR, from the coding sequence ATGGCTCGGCTGTTCGGCACCGACGGCGTTCGCGGACTCGCGAACGCCGACCTCACCCCGGAACTCGCGCTCTCCGTCGCCGCCTCCGCAGCGCGGGTGCTCGCCGAGCACGACCGGTCCCACCGCCCCGTCGCGGTGGTCGGCCGCGACCCCAGGGCCAGCGGCGAGATGCTGGAGGCCGCCGTCGTGGCGGGCCTGGCCAGCGCGGGCGCGGACGTGCTGCGCGTGGGCGTGCTGCCCACGCCCGCCGTCGCCCACCTGGTCGGCGCGCTCGGCGCCGACGTGGGCGTGATGATCTCCGCCTCGCACAACCCCATGCCGGACAACGGGGTGAAGCTGTTCGCCGCGGGCGGGCACAAGCTGCCCGACGCCGTCGAGGACGAGATCGAGCAGAAGCTGGGCGAGGGCGCGCACCGCCCGACCGGCGCCGAGGTGGGCCGGGTCCGCGACGTGCCGGACGCGCTCAGCCAGTACGTCGAGCACCTGCTGAAGGTCGTGCCGAGCAGGCTGGACGGCCTGAAGGTCGTGGTGGACTGCGCGAACGGCGCGGCGTCCGGCGCGGCCCCCGAGGCGTACCGCAGGGCGGGCGCGGAGGTCGTCGAGATCAACGCGGCCCCGAACGGCCTGAACATCAACGAGGACTGCGGCTCGAACCACACCGGGCAGCTGCGCGCCGCGGTGCTGGAGCACGGCGCCGACCTCGGCATCGCGCACGACGGCGACGCGGACCGCTGCGCCGCCGTGGACGCGAACGGCGACGAGGTCGACGGCGACCAGATCATGGCGGTGCTCGCGCTGGCCATGCAGGAAGCGGGCGAGCTGACCGACGACACGCTGGTCGTGACGGTCATGAGCAACCTGGGCCTGCACCTGGCGATGCGCGAGCACGGCATCGCGCTGCGCACCACGGCGGTCGGCGACCGGTACGTGGTGGAGGAACTGCGCGCGGGCGGCTACGCCCTGGGCGGCGAGCAGTCGGGCCACGTCGTGCTGCCCGCGCACGCCACCACCGGCGACGGCCTGCTCACGGCCCTGCGCCTGATGGCCCGCGTCGCGTCGACGGGCAAGCCCCTGGCGGAGCTGGCGGGCGTGATGCGCAGGCTCCCGCAGGTCCTGCTGAACGTCGTGGTCTCCGACAAGGCGACGGTGGCCGCGGCCCCGTCCGTGGCGGAGGCGGTGGCGGCCGTGACGGAGGAGCTGGGCGACACGGGACGCGTGCTGCTGCGGCCCTCGGGCACGGAGCAGCTGGTGCGCGTGATGGTCGAGGCTCCGACGCACGAACTCGCCGAATCGGCGGCGCAGCGCCTGGCGGGCGTGGTCAGCGCGGTCCGGTGA
- a CDS encoding NAD(P)H-hydrate dehydratase has protein sequence MRGLWTVERVRAAEERVMARVPDGALMRRAAFGAARVALGMLTGPRRRVGLLVGAGGNGGDALWAGHYLRRRGVAVSAVLLRPDRAHAEGLAAFLRAGGRVVDRLGEVDLVVDGIVGLSARGPLRPDAAEHVAAIDAPVLAVDLPSGIDPDTGAIAGPAVRADVTVTFGCLKPVHALADCGRVELVDIGLGPELAGPDLAELEDAEVGAHWPVPGRSDDKYTQGVTGIAAGSATYPGAAVLATGAALLATSGMVRYAGAAAEAVRASWPESICTGSITDAGRVQAWVVGPGLGTGLSAEGVLRAVLEAGVPVVADADAITMLANNPDLWDARDPGTPLVLTPHDREFERLAGPVGEDRVAAAKRAAARFDAVVLLKGNTTVLAGPDGRVLVNRAGGGWAATAGSGDVLSGLVGALLAARLDPLLAAACAARAHATAADLASRGAPIPASALLRAVPDAIRALRSG, from the coding sequence ATGCGGGGTCTGTGGACGGTGGAGCGGGTGCGGGCGGCCGAGGAGCGGGTCATGGCGCGCGTGCCGGACGGCGCGCTCATGCGCAGGGCCGCCTTCGGGGCGGCCCGCGTCGCGCTCGGGATGCTGACCGGGCCGCGCCGCCGCGTCGGCCTGCTGGTCGGCGCGGGCGGCAACGGCGGCGACGCCCTGTGGGCGGGCCACTACCTGCGGCGCAGGGGGGTGGCGGTGAGCGCGGTGCTGCTGCGGCCGGACCGGGCGCACGCCGAGGGGCTGGCCGCGTTCCTCAGGGCCGGTGGGCGGGTCGTGGACCGGCTCGGCGAGGTCGACCTGGTCGTCGACGGCATCGTCGGGCTGTCCGCGCGCGGCCCGCTGCGCCCGGACGCCGCCGAGCACGTCGCCGCGATCGACGCGCCGGTGCTCGCGGTCGACCTGCCCAGCGGGATCGACCCGGACACCGGCGCGATCGCCGGACCCGCCGTCCGGGCCGACGTCACGGTCACCTTCGGCTGCCTCAAGCCCGTGCACGCGCTCGCCGACTGCGGCCGGGTCGAGCTGGTCGACATCGGCCTCGGGCCCGAGCTGGCCGGTCCCGACCTGGCCGAGCTGGAGGACGCCGAGGTCGGCGCGCACTGGCCGGTGCCCGGTCGTTCGGACGACAAGTACACCCAGGGCGTCACCGGGATCGCCGCCGGTTCCGCGACCTACCCCGGCGCTGCCGTGCTGGCCACCGGGGCGGCGCTGCTCGCCACCTCCGGCATGGTCCGGTACGCGGGCGCGGCGGCCGAGGCGGTCCGGGCGTCCTGGCCGGAGTCGATCTGCACCGGCTCGATCACCGACGCGGGCCGCGTCCAGGCCTGGGTGGTCGGGCCGGGCCTGGGCACCGGGCTGAGCGCCGAGGGCGTGCTGCGGGCCGTGCTGGAGGCGGGCGTGCCGGTGGTCGCCGACGCCGACGCGATCACCATGCTGGCCAACAACCCCGACCTGTGGGACGCCCGCGACCCCGGCACCCCGCTGGTGCTGACCCCGCACGACCGCGAGTTCGAGCGGCTGGCCGGGCCGGTGGGGGAGGACCGGGTCGCCGCCGCGAAGCGGGCCGCCGCGCGGTTCGACGCGGTGGTGCTGCTCAAGGGCAACACGACGGTGCTGGCGGGCCCGGACGGGCGGGTGCTCGTGAACCGGGCGGGCGGCGGCTGGGCGGCCACCGCCGGGTCGGGCGACGTGCTGTCCGGGCTGGTCGGCGCGCTGCTGGCGGCCCGGCTCGACCCGCTGCTCGCGGCGGCCTGCGCGGCGCGCGCCCACGCGACGGCGGCGGACCTCGCCTCGCGCGGCGCGCCCATCCCGGCGTCGGCGCTGCTCAGGGCCGTGCCGGACGCGATCCGGGCGCTGCGGAGCGGATGA